A single Pseudomonas sp. DC1.2 DNA region contains:
- the potA gene encoding polyamine ABC transporter ATP-binding protein: MANASSTYRKALEGHQAPKKVLVKIDRVTKKFDETTAVDDVSLEIHQGEIFALLGGSGSGKSTLLRMLAGFERPTEGRILLDGVDITDMPPYERPINMMFQSYALFPHMTVAQNIAFGLKQDRLSSSEIEARVEEMLRLVHMTQYAKRKPHQLSGGQRQRVALARSLAKRPKLLLLDEPMGALDKKLRSQMQLELVQIIERVGVTCVMVTHDQEEAMTMAERIAIMHLGWIAQIGSPIDIYEAPVSRMVCEFIGNVNAFDGTVVDDQEGHAIIHSPDLEQKIYVGHGVSTSVQDKSVTYAIRPEKMLLSTVKPETRYNWSQGKVHDIAYLGGHSVFYVELPGGKIVQSFMANAERRGARPTWDDQVYVWWEDDSGVVLRS; the protein is encoded by the coding sequence ATGGCAAATGCCTCCAGCACTTACAGGAAGGCTCTTGAAGGTCACCAAGCCCCGAAAAAGGTCTTGGTGAAAATCGATCGCGTCACCAAAAAATTCGACGAAACCACTGCGGTGGACGATGTGTCTCTGGAGATCCATCAAGGCGAAATCTTCGCCCTGCTCGGCGGCTCCGGCTCAGGAAAATCGACGCTGCTACGCATGCTCGCTGGCTTTGAACGCCCGACCGAAGGGCGGATTTTGCTCGACGGTGTGGACATCACCGACATGCCGCCTTACGAGCGGCCGATCAACATGATGTTCCAGTCCTACGCCCTGTTCCCGCACATGACCGTGGCGCAAAACATTGCCTTCGGCCTCAAGCAGGACCGTCTGTCTTCGAGTGAAATCGAGGCGCGGGTCGAGGAAATGCTGCGACTGGTCCACATGACTCAGTACGCCAAGCGCAAACCCCACCAGCTTTCCGGTGGCCAGCGTCAGCGTGTGGCGCTGGCGCGCTCCCTGGCCAAGCGGCCGAAGCTGTTATTGCTCGATGAGCCGATGGGCGCGCTGGATAAAAAGCTGCGTTCACAAATGCAACTGGAGTTGGTGCAAATCATCGAGCGGGTCGGCGTGACCTGCGTGATGGTGACCCACGATCAGGAAGAGGCCATGACCATGGCCGAACGTATCGCGATCATGCACTTGGGCTGGATCGCACAGATCGGCAGCCCGATCGATATTTATGAAGCGCCGGTCAGCCGCATGGTCTGTGAATTCATCGGTAACGTGAACGCTTTCGACGGCACCGTGGTTGATGATCAGGAAGGTCACGCGATCATTCACAGCCCGGACCTGGAGCAAAAGATTTACGTCGGTCACGGCGTGAGTACATCAGTGCAGGACAAGTCGGTCACATACGCCATTCGCCCAGAGAAAATGCTGCTCAGCACCGTCAAACCCGAGACTCGCTACAACTGGTCCCAGGGCAAGGTGCATGACATCGCCTACCTCGGCGGGCACTCGGTGTTTTACGTGGAGCTGCCTGGCGGCAAGATCGTCCAGTCGTTCATGGCCAACGCCGAACGCCGTGGTGCGCGGCCAACCTGGGACGATCAGGTTTATGTGTGGTGGGAAGACGACAGCGGCGTGGTGCTGCGCTCATGA
- a CDS encoding gamma-glutamyl-gamma-aminobutyrate hydrolase family protein: protein MALKPLIGVTACVKQIGLHPYHVSGDKYLRAVSVAALGLPVIIPSLAELTEIDDLLAQLDGLLLTGSPSNVEPFHYHGPASAPGTDHDPARDATTLPLLRAAIAAGVPVLGICRGFQEMNVAFGGSLHQKVHQLPGMLDHREAGHPELAVQYAAAHAVNVQPGGVFQALGLPQTFEVNSIHSQGIDRLAPGLRAEGIAPDGLIEAISVKDSKGFAVGVQWHPEWQVLSNPPYLSIFQAFGDACRQRAALRNSR from the coding sequence ATGGCACTCAAGCCATTGATCGGTGTGACTGCGTGCGTCAAACAGATTGGCCTGCACCCCTACCACGTCAGCGGCGACAAGTACTTGCGTGCTGTCAGCGTCGCGGCTTTGGGGTTGCCGGTGATCATTCCTTCGTTGGCTGAACTGACTGAAATCGATGACCTGCTCGCGCAGCTCGACGGTCTGCTGCTGACCGGCTCGCCTTCGAATGTGGAGCCCTTCCACTATCATGGCCCCGCCAGCGCCCCCGGCACGGATCACGATCCGGCGCGGGATGCCACGACCCTTCCTTTATTACGTGCAGCCATCGCGGCTGGGGTGCCGGTGCTCGGTATCTGTCGCGGTTTTCAAGAGATGAACGTCGCGTTCGGTGGCAGCCTGCATCAGAAAGTTCACCAACTGCCCGGCATGCTTGATCACCGCGAGGCAGGCCACCCAGAGCTAGCGGTGCAGTACGCTGCGGCGCATGCGGTCAATGTGCAGCCAGGCGGTGTGTTCCAAGCGCTGGGGCTGCCGCAGACGTTTGAGGTGAACTCAATTCATAGCCAGGGCATCGACCGACTGGCGCCCGGCCTGCGGGCTGAAGGCATCGCGCCGGACGGTTTGATCGAAGCGATTTCCGTCAAGGACAGCAAAGGCTTCGCTGTCGGCGTGCAGTGGCACCCGGAATGGCAGGTGCTGAGCAACCCTCCTTATTTGAGTATTTTTCAGGCGTTTGGCGACGCTTGCCGGCAACGAGCGGCACTGCGCAATTCGCGCTGA
- a CDS encoding glutamine synthetase family protein: MSVPLRAVQLNEANAFLKKHPEVLYVDLLIADMNGVVRGKRIERTSLHKVYEKGINLPASLFALDINGSTVESTGLGLDIGDSDRICYPIPDTLCIEPWQKRPTAQLLMTMHELEGQPFFADPREVLRQVVTKFDDMGLTICAAFELEFYLIDQDNVNGRPQPPRSPVSGKRPHSTQVYLIDDLDEYVDCLQDILEGAKEQGIPADAIVKESAPAQFEVNLHHVSDPIKACDYAVLLKRLVKNIAYDHEMDTTFMAKPYPGQAGNGLHVHISILDKQGNNIFASEDPEQNAALRHAIGGVLETLPAQMAFLCPNVNSYRRFGAQFYVPNSPSWGIDNRTVAVRVPTGSADSVRIEHRVAGADANPYLLMASVLAGIHHGLTNEIEPGPPVEGNSYEQNEQSLPNNLRDALRELDDSEVMAKYIDPLYIDVFVACKESELAEFENSISDLEYNWYLHTV, translated from the coding sequence ATGTCGGTCCCTCTGCGTGCCGTTCAACTCAACGAAGCAAACGCATTCCTCAAGAAACACCCTGAGGTTTTGTACGTCGACCTTCTCATTGCGGATATGAACGGCGTGGTGCGCGGTAAGCGTATCGAGCGCACCAGTCTTCATAAGGTCTACGAAAAAGGCATCAACCTCCCGGCGTCTCTCTTTGCTCTGGACATCAACGGTTCGACGGTGGAAAGCACTGGCCTGGGTCTGGACATCGGCGACTCCGACCGAATCTGCTACCCCATCCCCGATACTCTGTGCATCGAGCCTTGGCAAAAACGCCCCACCGCGCAATTGCTGATGACCATGCACGAACTTGAAGGCCAACCCTTCTTTGCCGACCCGCGTGAAGTCCTGCGCCAAGTGGTGACCAAGTTCGACGACATGGGCCTGACCATCTGCGCCGCTTTTGAACTTGAGTTCTACCTGATCGACCAGGACAACGTGAACGGTCGTCCGCAGCCGCCACGCTCGCCGGTATCCGGCAAACGTCCGCACTCGACTCAGGTCTACCTGATCGATGATCTGGACGAGTACGTCGACTGCTTGCAAGACATCCTCGAAGGTGCGAAAGAGCAGGGCATTCCGGCTGACGCCATCGTCAAGGAAAGCGCCCCGGCACAGTTCGAAGTCAATTTGCATCACGTCTCTGACCCGATCAAAGCCTGTGATTACGCGGTGCTGCTCAAGCGTCTGGTGAAAAACATCGCCTATGACCACGAGATGGACACCACCTTCATGGCCAAGCCGTATCCGGGCCAGGCGGGCAATGGGCTGCATGTACACATTTCGATTCTCGACAAGCAAGGCAACAACATCTTCGCCAGCGAGGATCCCGAGCAGAACGCCGCACTGCGTCACGCGATCGGCGGTGTGCTCGAGACCCTGCCGGCACAGATGGCGTTCCTCTGCCCGAACGTCAACTCGTACCGTCGCTTTGGCGCGCAGTTCTATGTGCCGAACTCGCCAAGCTGGGGCATCGACAACCGGACCGTTGCGGTACGTGTGCCAACCGGCTCCGCCGACTCGGTGCGCATCGAACACCGCGTAGCCGGCGCCGATGCCAATCCGTACCTGCTGATGGCGTCAGTCCTGGCCGGTATCCACCACGGCCTGACTAACGAGATCGAGCCGGGGCCGCCCGTCGAAGGCAATAGCTACGAGCAAAACGAACAGAGCCTGCCGAACAACCTGCGCGATGCACTGCGCGAGCTGGACGACAGCGAAGTCATGGCCAAGTACATCGACCCGCTGTATATCGACGTGTTCGTGGCGTGCAAGGAAAGCGAGCTGGCCGAGTTCGAGAACTCGATCTCTGACCTTGAGTACAACTGGTACTTGCATACGGTTTGA
- a CDS encoding aldehyde dehydrogenase, producing MTNTRSDWEQRFQSLSIEGRAFIDGQYRSALSGDTFECISPVDGRFLANVASTDEADANAAVAAARQAFESGVWAKRAPAERKRTLIRFADLILAHHEELALLETLDMGKPISDSMAIDIPATANAIRWSAEAIDKIYDEVAATPHDQLGLITREPSGVVAAIVPWNFPLIMASWKFAPALAAGNSFILKPSEKSPLTAIRIAQLALEAGIPKGVFNVLPGFGHTVGKALALHMDVDVLAFTGSTAIAKQLLIYAGQSNMKRVWLEAGGKSPNVVFADAPDLRAAAQAAAGAIAFNQGEVCTAGSRLLVERSIREHFIPLLVEALQAWQPGHALDPATTVGAVVDQRQLDNVLRYIQIGKDQGAQLIAGGSRTLEDTGGLYVEPAIFDGVTNAMTIAREEIFGPVLSLITFDTAEEALAIANDSIFGLAAGVWTSNLSKAHTFARGLRAGSVWINQYDGGDMTAPFGGFKQSGNGRDKSLHAFDKYTELKATWIKL from the coding sequence ATGACAAACACTCGCAGCGACTGGGAGCAACGCTTTCAGTCCTTATCAATAGAAGGCCGGGCATTCATTGATGGTCAATACCGCTCGGCACTCAGCGGTGACACCTTTGAATGCATCAGCCCGGTAGACGGTCGCTTCTTGGCGAACGTTGCCAGCACCGATGAAGCCGACGCGAATGCGGCAGTCGCCGCTGCACGGCAGGCATTCGAATCCGGCGTCTGGGCCAAACGGGCACCGGCTGAGCGCAAGCGCACTCTGATTCGTTTCGCCGACCTGATTCTGGCCCACCACGAAGAACTGGCGCTGCTCGAAACCCTAGACATGGGCAAGCCGATCAGCGACTCCATGGCCATCGATATCCCGGCGACTGCCAACGCGATCCGTTGGAGCGCCGAGGCCATCGATAAAATTTACGACGAAGTCGCGGCCACACCGCACGATCAACTCGGGTTGATTACGCGTGAGCCGTCGGGTGTTGTCGCGGCCATCGTGCCGTGGAACTTCCCGTTGATCATGGCCAGTTGGAAGTTTGCCCCGGCCCTGGCTGCGGGTAACTCGTTCATCCTCAAGCCTTCGGAAAAGTCACCGCTGACTGCAATTCGTATCGCCCAGTTGGCGCTGGAAGCAGGCATTCCCAAAGGTGTGTTCAACGTCCTGCCAGGTTTCGGCCACACCGTCGGCAAGGCTTTGGCGTTGCACATGGATGTTGACGTGCTGGCCTTCACTGGCTCGACCGCGATTGCCAAGCAACTGCTGATCTACGCCGGACAAAGCAACATGAAGCGCGTTTGGCTTGAAGCGGGGGGCAAGAGCCCGAACGTGGTGTTTGCCGATGCCCCGGATTTGCGCGCCGCCGCACAAGCCGCCGCCGGCGCGATTGCGTTCAATCAGGGCGAAGTCTGCACCGCCGGTTCGCGTTTGCTGGTGGAGCGCTCGATTCGCGAACACTTCATTCCGCTGCTGGTGGAAGCCCTGCAAGCCTGGCAACCGGGGCACGCCCTGGACCCGGCGACCACCGTCGGCGCGGTCGTCGATCAGCGTCAATTGGACAACGTGCTGCGCTACATCCAGATCGGTAAAGACCAAGGCGCGCAACTGATTGCGGGCGGCAGTCGCACCCTCGAAGACACTGGCGGCCTGTACGTGGAGCCGGCGATTTTCGACGGCGTGACCAACGCCATGACCATCGCTCGGGAAGAGATCTTCGGCCCGGTGTTGTCGTTGATCACTTTCGACACGGCTGAAGAGGCCCTGGCGATTGCCAACGACAGCATCTTCGGCCTGGCCGCCGGGGTCTGGACCAGCAACCTGAGCAAGGCCCACACCTTCGCTCGCGGTTTGCGTGCCGGCAGTGTCTGGATCAACCAGTACGACGGTGGCGACATGACCGCGCCGTTCGGCGGGTTCAAGCAGTCGGGTAATGGCCGGGACAAATCGCTGCATGCGTTCGATAAATACACCGAACTCAAAGCGACCTGGATCAAGCTCTAA
- a CDS encoding FAD-binding oxidoreductase: protein MKQTHVNSYYAATRNAIGDFPTLEDAVDCDVCVIGAGYTGLSSALFLSEAGYSVTVLEAAKVGFGASGRNGGQLVNSYSRDVDVIEERYGDKTAEVLGSMIFEGADIIRSRIKQYDIQCDYRPGGIFAALNKKQLKALTEQKSSWERYGNKNLKMLDAADIKREVGCDNYVGGLLDLQGGHIHPLNLALGEAAAIIGLGGKIYEQSAAVEITYGEPIIVRTAKGVVRAKYLLIAGNAYLPQNLDARVTRKSMPCGSQIAVTEPLSEQVARSLIKNNYCVEDCNYLLDYYRLTADNRLLYGGGVVYGAREPDDIEQMIKPKILKTFPQLKDVKIDYRWTGNFLLTMSRMPQFGRVEKNAYYMQGYSGHGVTCSHLAGKLISEMIRGDAERFDAFASLPHMPMFGGRTFQAPLTAMGAAYYALRDRFGI, encoded by the coding sequence ATGAAGCAAACTCATGTAAACAGCTACTACGCGGCGACCCGCAACGCTATCGGCGACTTCCCGACGCTGGAAGACGCGGTTGATTGCGATGTCTGCGTCATCGGCGCGGGCTACACCGGCCTTTCTTCCGCGCTGTTCCTCAGTGAAGCCGGTTACAGCGTCACCGTTCTCGAAGCGGCCAAAGTCGGCTTCGGCGCCAGCGGTCGTAACGGCGGCCAATTGGTCAACTCCTACAGCCGCGACGTCGATGTCATCGAAGAGCGCTACGGCGATAAAACAGCCGAAGTTCTCGGCAGCATGATCTTTGAGGGCGCCGACATTATTCGTTCGCGCATCAAACAATACGACATCCAATGCGACTACCGCCCCGGCGGCATCTTCGCCGCGCTGAACAAGAAACAGCTCAAGGCCCTGACCGAACAGAAAAGCAGCTGGGAACGCTACGGCAACAAAAACCTGAAAATGCTCGACGCCGCTGATATCAAGCGCGAAGTCGGTTGCGACAACTACGTCGGCGGCCTGCTGGACTTGCAGGGCGGTCACATTCACCCGCTGAACCTGGCCCTCGGCGAAGCCGCCGCAATCATCGGCCTGGGCGGCAAGATCTATGAGCAGTCGGCGGCGGTGGAAATCACCTACGGCGAACCGATCATCGTGCGCACCGCCAAAGGCGTGGTGCGGGCCAAGTACCTGCTGATCGCCGGTAATGCCTATCTGCCTCAGAATCTCGACGCCCGTGTGACCCGCAAAAGCATGCCCTGCGGCTCGCAAATCGCCGTCACCGAACCGCTGTCCGAGCAGGTTGCACGCAGCCTGATCAAAAACAACTACTGCGTCGAAGACTGCAACTACCTGCTTGATTACTACCGCCTCACTGCTGACAACCGTCTGCTGTACGGCGGCGGCGTGGTCTACGGCGCCCGCGAACCAGACGATATCGAACAGATGATCAAACCGAAAATCCTCAAGACCTTTCCGCAATTGAAGGACGTGAAAATCGACTACCGCTGGACCGGTAACTTCCTGCTGACCATGTCACGCATGCCGCAATTCGGCCGCGTCGAGAAAAACGCCTATTACATGCAAGGTTACAGCGGCCACGGCGTCACCTGCTCTCACCTGGCCGGCAAGCTGATCTCGGAAATGATCCGCGGCGACGCCGAACGCTTCGACGCGTTCGCGTCCCTGCCACATATGCCGATGTTCGGTGGCCGAACCTTCCAGGCCCCGCTCACCGCCATGGGCGCCGCGTATTACGCGCTCCGGGATCGGTTCGGGATCTAA
- a CDS encoding cupin domain-containing protein gives MDTGSRLKLVRESYKMSQRELARRSGVTNATISLIEQNRVSPSVSSLKKLLEGIPMSLADFFTFDQPPREHQYVFRANEQPDLGRDGLRLLLIGASVPSRQMRLLREQYAPGASSGEEPIVHAEGEECGLVTRGTVELTVDGQISVLNAGDGYYFPTTLAHRFRNIGADEAEIISANTPANF, from the coding sequence ATGGACACGGGCTCACGACTCAAATTAGTACGCGAAAGCTACAAAATGTCCCAGCGCGAGCTGGCCAGGCGTAGCGGCGTCACCAATGCCACCATTTCCCTGATCGAACAAAATCGTGTCAGTCCCTCCGTCAGCTCCCTTAAAAAACTGCTGGAAGGCATCCCCATGTCTTTGGCGGACTTCTTCACCTTCGACCAACCGCCGCGTGAGCATCAATACGTGTTTCGAGCCAACGAACAGCCCGATCTCGGGCGCGATGGCCTGCGATTGCTGCTGATAGGCGCTTCAGTGCCGAGTCGGCAGATGCGCCTACTGCGCGAGCAATACGCGCCAGGGGCGAGTTCGGGAGAAGAGCCTATCGTTCACGCGGAAGGGGAGGAGTGTGGGCTTGTCACCCGTGGCACGGTTGAACTCACTGTTGATGGACAAATCAGCGTGTTGAATGCCGGGGATGGGTATTACTTCCCGACCACGCTGGCGCATCGGTTTCGCAATATTGGGGCGGATGAGGCCGAGATTATTAGTGCCAATACGCCGGCGAACTTTTGA
- a CDS encoding PLD nuclease N-terminal domain-containing protein has product MQIEYVWIALAVILVVIELWAINKVIKSASTADNKGVWIVVIVFVPLLGLIAWALAGPKHSTHGAH; this is encoded by the coding sequence ATGCAAATCGAATACGTATGGATCGCACTTGCAGTAATTTTGGTAGTGATTGAATTGTGGGCAATCAACAAGGTGATCAAAAGCGCGAGCACAGCAGATAACAAGGGCGTGTGGATCGTAGTGATCGTGTTTGTACCCCTGCTTGGATTGATCGCCTGGGCGCTGGCCGGACCTAAGCACAGCACCCACGGCGCGCATTAG
- a CDS encoding amidase yields the protein MIEVTEVSIAQLRAALESGQTTAVELVQAYLARIDAYDGADTPTALNAVVVRNPEALNEARTSDARRANGATLGPLDGIPYTAKDSYLVKGLSAASGSPAFAHLTAYRDAFTIERLRGAGAICLGKTNMPPMANGGMQRGAYGRAESPYNADYLTAPFASGSSNGAGTATAASFAAFGLAEETWSSGRGPASNNGLCAYTPSRGVISVRGNWPLTPTMDVVVPFARTMADLLEVLDVVVAEDPDTRGDLWRMQRWVPIPSVASVRPVSYAELAATPAALAGKRLGIPRMYINADPAAGTSAAPGIGGPTGQRIHTRASVIGLWEQARQALEAAGAEVIDVDFPLVSNCEGDRPGAPTVFNRAIVSKEFLHHELWDLTAWAFDDFLQANGDPTLNRLVDVDGSLIFPHDPGTLPNREGDLAAGMDEYVRMAERGITPWDQISTLPDGLRGLEQTRRLDLEHWMDRLGLDAVLFPTVADVGPADADVNPQSADIAWSNGVWVANGNLAIRHLGVPTVTVPMGVMPDIGMPVGLTFAGRAYDDSALLRLASAFESTASKRMIPPRTPALSGR from the coding sequence ATGATCGAGGTCACCGAGGTTTCCATTGCCCAACTGCGTGCGGCGCTCGAGTCAGGCCAGACCACCGCGGTTGAGCTGGTCCAGGCCTATCTCGCGCGAATCGATGCTTACGACGGCGCCGACACACCGACCGCCCTCAACGCGGTGGTGGTACGTAACCCCGAAGCGCTGAACGAGGCGCGGACGTCCGATGCTCGTCGGGCCAACGGCGCAACGCTGGGGCCACTCGATGGCATCCCCTACACGGCCAAGGACAGTTACTTGGTGAAAGGCCTGAGCGCCGCCTCCGGCAGCCCCGCTTTTGCCCACCTGACGGCTTATCGCGATGCGTTCACCATCGAACGGCTGCGCGGCGCCGGAGCGATCTGCCTGGGCAAGACCAATATGCCGCCCATGGCCAATGGCGGCATGCAGCGCGGGGCCTACGGTCGCGCCGAGAGTCCCTACAACGCTGACTACCTCACGGCACCGTTCGCCTCAGGCTCATCAAACGGTGCCGGCACCGCCACCGCCGCCAGTTTCGCCGCGTTCGGCCTGGCGGAAGAAACGTGGTCAAGCGGACGCGGCCCCGCGTCGAACAATGGTTTGTGCGCCTACACGCCATCACGCGGCGTCATCTCGGTGCGTGGCAACTGGCCGTTGACGCCGACCATGGACGTGGTCGTGCCGTTCGCCAGAACCATGGCCGACCTGCTTGAAGTGCTCGACGTGGTGGTCGCCGAAGACCCCGACACACGCGGCGACCTGTGGCGCATGCAGCGTTGGGTGCCGATTCCAAGCGTCGCCTCGGTGCGTCCCGTCTCCTATGCCGAACTGGCGGCAACCCCCGCGGCCCTCGCCGGCAAACGTCTCGGCATTCCTCGGATGTACATCAACGCCGACCCCGCAGCGGGCACGTCCGCAGCGCCGGGCATCGGCGGCCCCACCGGGCAGCGCATTCACACCCGTGCCTCGGTGATCGGGCTCTGGGAACAGGCACGCCAGGCACTCGAAGCGGCAGGCGCCGAAGTGATCGACGTCGATTTCCCGCTGGTCTCCAATTGCGAAGGCGATCGCCCGGGGGCGCCCACCGTGTTCAATCGCGCAATCGTCTCAAAAGAGTTTCTGCACCACGAGCTGTGGGACCTGACGGCGTGGGCGTTCGATGATTTTCTACAGGCCAACGGCGATCCGACATTAAACCGATTGGTCGATGTCGATGGCTCCCTGATCTTCCCCCACGACCCCGGTACGCTGCCTAACCGAGAAGGCGACCTCGCCGCCGGCATGGACGAATACGTGCGAATGGCCGAACGCGGCATCACCCCGTGGGACCAGATCAGCACCTTGCCCGACGGCCTGCGCGGACTTGAACAAACCCGTCGACTTGACCTTGAACACTGGATGGATCGGCTCGGACTCGATGCCGTGCTCTTCCCGACCGTCGCCGACGTCGGCCCCGCGGATGCAGACGTAAATCCGCAATCGGCGGACATCGCCTGGAGCAACGGCGTCTGGGTCGCCAACGGTAACCTCGCCATCCGCCACTTGGGCGTGCCCACCGTCACCGTACCGATGGGCGTCATGCCCGACATCGGCATGCCGGTCGGGCTAACCTTTGCCGGCCGTGCGTATGACGATTCGGCGTTGCTGCGGCTGGCTTCGGCGTTTGAATCAACCGCTAGCAAGCGGATGATTCCACCCCGCACGCCTGCATTGTCGGGTCGCTGA
- a CDS encoding nuclear transport factor 2 family protein: MSELKLHPNAAESLRQWHNMINAGDLLALPDLLDPHAVLRSPMAHTPYAGINVVTMILTTVFSVFEQFAYHRELATADGLNVVLEFSARVGEKELKGIDMIRFNEHGKIIEFEVMVRPLSGLQALGKEMGHRLGAYLAANKA, encoded by the coding sequence ATGTCCGAACTGAAACTTCACCCCAATGCCGCCGAGTCCTTACGCCAGTGGCACAACATGATCAACGCAGGCGACTTGCTTGCCCTGCCCGACTTACTGGACCCACACGCGGTATTGCGCTCGCCCATGGCTCACACGCCTTACGCCGGCATCAATGTAGTCACGATGATTCTCACCACGGTATTCAGCGTCTTCGAACAGTTTGCGTACCACCGTGAATTGGCGACAGCGGACGGACTGAACGTCGTTCTCGAATTCAGCGCCCGCGTCGGTGAGAAAGAGCTAAAGGGTATCGATATGATCCGTTTCAATGAACACGGAAAGATCATCGAGTTTGAAGTGATGGTCCGTCCCTTGAGTGGCTTACAAGCGTTGGGCAAAGAAATGGGCCACCGGCTGGGCGCGTACCTGGCGGCCAATAAAGCCTGA
- a CDS encoding NAD(P)-dependent alcohol dehydrogenase — MVKTYSYAAKDPKDSLKPFTFERRAPGADDVQMDILYCGVCHSDLHTARNEWHNTLYPSVPGHEIVGRVTAVGANVSQFKVGDLAGVGCMVDSCQHCASCAEGEEQYCENGFTGTYNGPVFGGENTFGGYSDNIVVKEKFVLRISHGEANLAAVAPLLCAGITTYSPLHHWKVGPGKKVGVVGLGGLGHMAVKIAHAMGAHVVLFTTSPNKREDGLRLGADEVVVSKNPDEMAKFANTLDFILNTVAAPHDLDAFLSLLKRDGTMTLVGAPDSPHPSPSVFNLIFKRRSLAGSLIGGIQETQDMLDFCAKHGIVSDIEMIDIQNINEAYERMIKGDVKYRFVIDMNSLKKDAEAA; from the coding sequence ATGGTCAAGACTTACAGTTACGCCGCCAAGGATCCCAAGGACTCGCTCAAGCCCTTCACTTTCGAGCGTCGCGCCCCCGGCGCTGACGATGTACAGATGGATATTCTGTACTGCGGCGTTTGCCATTCCGACCTGCACACCGCGCGCAACGAGTGGCACAACACGCTGTACCCTTCGGTGCCGGGCCATGAAATTGTTGGTCGAGTGACCGCCGTTGGCGCCAATGTCAGCCAATTCAAAGTCGGCGACCTGGCCGGTGTCGGCTGCATGGTCGATAGCTGTCAGCACTGTGCGTCCTGTGCTGAAGGCGAAGAACAGTATTGCGAGAACGGCTTTACCGGCACCTACAACGGCCCGGTGTTTGGAGGCGAGAACACTTTCGGCGGCTACTCGGACAACATCGTGGTCAAGGAGAAGTTCGTTCTGCGCATTTCCCATGGCGAGGCGAACCTGGCGGCTGTCGCTCCATTACTGTGTGCCGGTATCACCACGTATTCGCCGCTGCACCATTGGAAAGTCGGCCCAGGCAAGAAAGTCGGTGTCGTGGGCCTCGGAGGTCTGGGGCACATGGCGGTGAAAATCGCTCATGCCATGGGCGCGCACGTGGTGTTGTTCACCACCTCGCCGAACAAGCGTGAAGACGGTCTGCGCTTGGGCGCTGATGAAGTAGTGGTGTCGAAAAACCCGGATGAAATGGCCAAGTTCGCCAACACCCTGGACTTCATCCTCAACACCGTGGCGGCACCGCATGACCTGGACGCCTTTCTTTCGCTGCTCAAGCGCGATGGCACCATGACCCTGGTCGGTGCGCCGGACAGCCCGCACCCGTCGCCTTCTGTATTCAACCTGATCTTCAAACGCCGCAGCCTGGCCGGGTCGTTGATCGGTGGCATCCAGGAAACGCAGGACATGCTGGATTTTTGCGCCAAGCACGGGATTGTTTCGGACATCGAGATGATCGACATTCAGAACATCAACGAAGCCTACGAACGAATGATCAAGGGCGACGTTAAATACCGCTTTGTGATTGATATGAACAGCCTGAAAAAGGACGCCGAGGCGGCCTGA